A single window of Clostridiales bacterium DNA harbors:
- a CDS encoding LuxR family transcriptional regulator, giving the protein MAECNAFYINFLSEKNVLSFFWNSFSKVIKNIDTAEGEKLKRLGFPDDALKLANIMSILEDVEFPKRTVIILDDFHLVKEPDINLFLKTVVCSAFKDLHIVLVARNTANFDITEFLAKGLVYIFPQKQLAFTLPEVRKFCKLKRLQLSKEQIGEIYELTGGWVSLVYLMIMGAEHGLEIKRNNVIIDNIIETALFNVYDEKVKRFLVKLSIMDIFTEKQAQLVTGEEHAPGLIKRLARDNAFVVYDHKNDTYKIHNIMLDFLRSRFSDEEEKKALYRRLGQWFLSQNEYLQAYTSLFYGGDIETLLGIFDDDSLPDFDDIGFVMADELFSDAPKELLYKYPFAYLKYMGFLLRSGDPEKAMRGGELLEETFAHFSNDDALDPEYMDLILAEICVNRVFMVFNDFEQMVFHTSEAAKLFRGRQTKIMRREGEYTFGCPHFLYTYYMEPGTLKHTADYGASEFSLFSDIANGIGTGSDYLMRAEYALETRDYEGAERNAKKAIIKARMQNQYCISINAVFVLLRLYVFQGKVEHMHEVMRRLREDVKRENNPLRNMTLEIISGYIYAILGKAYDIPQWLR; this is encoded by the coding sequence TTGGCGGAGTGCAACGCATTTTACATCAATTTTCTGTCCGAAAAGAACGTACTTTCTTTCTTTTGGAACTCCTTTTCCAAGGTCATCAAAAACATAGACACGGCGGAAGGTGAAAAACTCAAGAGGCTGGGCTTTCCCGATGACGCGCTCAAGCTCGCCAACATCATGTCCATTCTGGAGGATGTGGAGTTTCCTAAGAGAACGGTAATAATCCTGGACGACTTCCATTTGGTAAAAGAACCCGATATCAACCTGTTTTTAAAGACAGTTGTCTGCTCGGCTTTTAAAGACCTTCACATCGTATTGGTCGCGAGGAATACCGCCAATTTTGACATAACGGAATTTCTCGCAAAGGGGCTTGTCTATATTTTCCCGCAGAAACAGCTCGCATTTACCCTGCCCGAAGTAAGAAAGTTTTGCAAACTCAAAAGGCTGCAGCTTTCAAAAGAGCAGATCGGAGAGATTTACGAGCTGACGGGCGGTTGGGTTTCCCTTGTTTATTTGATGATAATGGGAGCCGAGCATGGGCTTGAAATCAAGCGAAACAACGTAATAATCGACAACATAATCGAGACGGCGCTCTTCAACGTCTACGATGAAAAGGTGAAGCGCTTTTTGGTTAAGCTTTCCATAATGGATATCTTTACGGAAAAACAGGCGCAGCTTGTGACCGGCGAGGAGCATGCGCCCGGCCTCATAAAGAGGCTGGCGCGCGATAACGCCTTTGTTGTGTACGACCACAAGAATGACACATATAAGATTCACAACATAATGCTGGACTTTCTGCGCTCAAGGTTTTCCGATGAGGAGGAAAAGAAGGCTCTCTACAGAAGACTTGGACAATGGTTTCTATCGCAAAACGAATATCTGCAAGCGTATACCAGCCTGTTTTATGGAGGAGATATCGAGACCCTTTTAGGCATCTTTGATGATGACAGCCTGCCGGACTTTGATGACATCGGTTTTGTTATGGCGGACGAACTGTTTTCGGATGCGCCAAAGGAGCTTTTATACAAATATCCCTTTGCCTATTTAAAATACATGGGTTTCCTGCTAAGAAGCGGCGACCCTGAAAAGGCCATGAGGGGCGGCGAGTTGCTTGAGGAGACCTTCGCCCATTTTTCCAACGACGACGCGTTGGATCCCGAATACATGGACCTCATTCTCGCCGAGATATGCGTCAACAGAGTCTTTATGGTGTTCAACGATTTTGAGCAGATGGTATTTCACACTTCAGAAGCGGCAAAGCTGTTTAGGGGAAGGCAGACCAAGATAATGCGACGGGAAGGCGAATATACTTTCGGCTGCCCCCATTTTCTCTATACCTATTATATGGAACCGGGCACGCTCAAGCACACCGCGGATTACGGCGCCAGTGAATTTTCCTTGTTTTCCGACATCGCCAACGGCATCGGCACCGGCAGCGACTATCTCATGCGGGCGGAATACGCTCTTGAGACACGCGACTACGAGGGAGCCGAACGCAACGCCAAAAAGGCAATAATTAAAGCGAGGATGCAGAATCAATACTGCATATCAATAAACGCCGTCTTTGTGCTGTTGCGCCTTTATGTCTTTCAAGGCAAGGTGGAGCATATGCACG